The nucleotide window GTGGACAGTGTGGAAGGCAACGTGGACAGTGTGGAAGGCAACGTGGACAGTGTGGAAGGCAACGTGGACAGTGTGGAAAGCAACGTGGACAGTGTGGAAAGCAACGTGGACAGTGTGGAAGGCAACGTGGACAGTGTGGAAGGCAACGTGGACAGTGTGGAAAGCAACGTGGACAGTGTGGAAAGCAACGTGGACAGTGTGGACGGCAAGGTGTGGAACAGTGTGGGCAACGTGGGCAAGGTGTGGACAGTGTGGACGGCAAGGTGTACAGTGTGGACGGCAAGGTGTACAGTGTGGACGGCAAGGTGTACGGTGTGGAAGGCAATGTGGACAGTGTGGAGGCAAGGTGTACAGTGTGGAAGGCAAGGTGTACAGTGTGGAAGCAAGGTGTACGGTGTGGAAGGCAACGTGACGGTGTGGACGGCAACGTGTACGGTGTGGACGGCAAGGTGTACGGTGTGGACGGCAACGTGTACGGTGGTGTGGACGGCAAGGTGTACGGTGTGGACGGCAACGTGTACGGTGTGGACAGCAAGGTGTACGGTATGGACAGCAATGTGTACGGTATGGACAGCAATGTGGACAGCAAGGTGTACAGTATGGACAGCAAGGTGTACAGTATGGACAGCAAGGTGTACAGTATGGACAGCAATGTGTACAACGTGGACAGCAACGTGTATGTATGGAAGCAAGGTGTACAGTATGGACAGCAACGTGAACAGCCTGTACAGTCTGGACATGCAAGGTGTACTGTATGGACAGCAACGTGTACAGTATGGACAGCAACATGtatggtgtgtacagtatgtgcagcAACGTGGACAGCAACGTGTACAGTATGGACAGAAACGTGGACAGTAGTACGGACAGCAACGTGGATGGTATGAACAGCAACGTGTACAGTATGGACAGCAACATGtatggtgtgtacagtatgtgcagcAACGTGGACAGCAACGTGTACAGTATGGACAGAAACGTGGACAGTAGTACGGACAGCAACGTGGATGGTATGAACAGCAACGTGTACAGTATGGACAGCAATATGGACAGCAGCATGAACAGCAGCCTGTACAGTATGGACAGCAACGTGTACAGTATGGACAGCAACGTGGACAGTATGGACAGCAACGTGGACAGTATGGACAGCAACCTGTACAGTATGGACAACGGGCATGGTATGGACAGCAAGGTGTACAGTATGGGAGTAACGTACAGTATGGGAGCAACGTACGGTATGGACAGCAACGTGTACGGTATGGACAGCAACGTGGACGGTATGGACAGCAACGTGGACGGTATGGACAGCAACGTGGACGGTATGGACAGCCACGTGGACGGTATGGACAGCAACGTGGACGGTATGGACAGCAACGGTGTACAGTATGGACAGCAACGTGTACGGTATGGACAGCAACGTGGACGGTATGGACAGCCACGTGGA belongs to Oncorhynchus keta strain PuntledgeMale-10-30-2019 unplaced genomic scaffold, Oket_V2 Un_scaffold_1526_pilon_pilon, whole genome shotgun sequence and includes:
- the LOC127927573 gene encoding clumping factor A-like isoform X1, with amino-acid sequence MDSNVYSMDSNMYGVYSMCSNVDSNVYSMDRNVDSSTDSNVDGMNSNVYSMDSNMYGVYSMCSNVDSNVYSMDRNVDSSTDSNVDGMNSNVYSMDSNMDSSMNSSLYSMDSNVYSMDSNVDSMDSNVDSMDSNLYSMDNGHGMDSKVYSMGVTYSMGATYGMDSNVYGMDSNVDGMDSNVDGMDSNVDGMDSHVDGMDSNVYGMDSHVDGMDSNVDSNMYSGQQRGQQHLQYGQQGVRYGQQCVQYGQQHVHIGQQRGQQHVQ
- the LOC127927573 gene encoding uncharacterized protein LOC127927573 isoform X2, which encodes MDSNVYSMDSNMYGVYSMCSNVDSNVYSMDRNVDSSTDSNVDGMNSNVYSMDSNMYGVYSMCSNVDSNVYSMDRNVDSSTDSNVDGMNSNVYSMDSNMDSSMNSSLYSMDSNVYSMDSNVDSMDSNVDSMDSNLYSMDNGHGMDSKVYSMGVTYSMGATYGMDSNVYGMDSNVDGMDSNVDGMDSNVDGMDSHVYGMDSHVDGMDSNVDSNMYSGQQRGQQHLQYGQQGVRYGQQCVQYGQQHVHIGQQRGQQHVQ